A window from Chryseobacterium vaccae encodes these proteins:
- a CDS encoding SIR2 family NAD-dependent protein deacylase, which produces MKKLTILSGAGISAESGIKTFRDGDGLWENHNITDVASPEGWRKDPALVLEFYNQRRRQLHQVQPNEAHYLLAELEKHFKVQIITQNIDDLHERAGSTDILHLHGELFKSCSCNNKDLIYEQKEDINIGDKAEDGGQLRPFIVWFGEDVPMFQPAREIVKESDVLLVIGTSLQVYPAAGLIHDIKDDCLLIVINPNETGFGYGQRAVVMKETATQGMKLLFDKLVNLA; this is translated from the coding sequence ATGAAAAAACTAACCATATTAAGCGGCGCAGGAATCAGTGCCGAAAGCGGAATAAAAACATTCAGAGACGGAGACGGGCTCTGGGAAAATCATAATATAACCGATGTGGCAAGCCCTGAAGGGTGGAGAAAAGACCCTGCGCTCGTACTGGAGTTCTATAACCAGAGAAGACGCCAGCTGCATCAAGTACAGCCCAATGAAGCTCATTATCTGCTGGCTGAGCTGGAAAAGCATTTTAAAGTTCAGATCATTACCCAAAATATTGATGACCTGCACGAAAGAGCAGGATCTACAGATATTCTTCATCTCCATGGAGAGCTGTTCAAATCCTGTTCATGCAATAATAAAGATCTGATCTATGAGCAGAAGGAGGATATCAATATCGGGGATAAAGCAGAAGACGGAGGTCAATTAAGGCCATTCATCGTATGGTTCGGAGAAGATGTTCCTATGTTCCAGCCTGCCCGGGAAATTGTAAAAGAATCGGATGTTTTATTGGTAATTGGTACCTCTTTGCAGGTATATCCGGCAGCCGGACTGATCCACGATATTAAAGATGACTGTCTCCTGATTGTTATCAATCCTAATGAAACCGGATTCGGATATGGGCAGAGAGCTGTCGTAATGAAAGAAACCGCAACTCAGGGAATGAAACTGCTGTTTGATAAGCTGGTTAATCTTGCATAA
- a CDS encoding O-acetyl-ADP-ribose deacetylase: MNIELIKGDITKIYTDAIVNAANSSLLGGGGVDGAIHRAGGKQILEECIEIRNRQGKCNTGEAVVTSAGNLPADYVIHTVGPVWNGDEERCSKLLAGCYRNVLNLAESLNVKSIAFPNISTGIYKFPKEMAGIIAVNEVRKFKSESIEKVIFVCFDDENEEIYRKLLN; the protein is encoded by the coding sequence ATGAACATTGAACTGATAAAAGGAGATATTACAAAGATCTATACAGATGCTATCGTTAATGCTGCCAATTCCTCACTGCTTGGTGGTGGCGGAGTAGATGGAGCTATTCATCGGGCAGGCGGAAAACAGATCCTTGAAGAATGTATCGAAATCAGAAACAGGCAAGGAAAATGTAATACGGGAGAAGCAGTAGTTACCTCTGCTGGAAACCTTCCTGCTGATTATGTCATTCACACGGTAGGTCCGGTCTGGAACGGAGACGAAGAAAGGTGCTCAAAACTTCTGGCTGGCTGCTATCGAAATGTATTAAACCTGGCAGAAAGTCTCAACGTAAAAAGTATTGCCTTTCCCAATATCAGTACAGGAATCTATAAATTTCCAAAAGAAATGGCGGGAATAATTGCTGTGAATGAAGTAAGAAAATTCAAATCAGAAAGTATAGAAAAAGTTATTTTTGTCTGTTTTGATGATGAAAATGAAGAAATTTACAGGAAGCTTTTAAACTAG